The Eptesicus fuscus isolate TK198812 chromosome 20, DD_ASM_mEF_20220401, whole genome shotgun sequence genome contains the following window.
AAGGCTGTGGAGACCAGGGTCTGAGGCTGTTCTCCCTGCGCTTGGTGGCTTCTCTCTACTCTTTCTCGGTCCCTCGAGTGGGCTGTGCGTGCTCTGcctgggactgggcaagaggtaGGATTCGTTGGAACACAGCTTTCTCCGTGAAAGGACAGACTTCcgggggagcggggcgggtgggGACTTTTGTGGAAGGAACAGCAAGGCTGCCTGGCTTTGGAATCTTGGGGCCTTGCTGGGTGATGGGTCCCCAGGTTTCACCTCTTTCTTCCAGCCTGGAAAGATGGTGTCATGGtgtggaggggtgagggtggcGGGGGTGAGGCAGGACAGCTGGGGTCAGCCCTCGGCAGGGGCGGCCACGTGCCCTGACACCCCAGCATTCACTGCGGCACATGCTGGACGAACCTCACAGAGCCAAGGtcagcgggagggagggagggctctgagcctcagctccaGCCCGCAGCGCCGTCCATGGAGGTGGGAGGCGAGACACGTGGAGATGTCCTCTCGGGGGAAAGGGAGGATGGCAGTGACCTTGACCCGGATCTGAACTCCTAGGGGCCAAGTCCACCCAGGGGGACTGTGAGCAGGGGCCTGAGGTAAGAATTTACTTGTCACTTCCAAGTCCAACGGCTCCGGGGATCCCAGCTGACTGCTCCAGGCCGGCTTCCCACGTCTCACAAAGTAAGAAAggactttttttatatataaaaggggGTAAGCCCTGTGTCCCACAACGTGTTTCTCCTGAACCTGACATGCTTCCATGCCTCGGCTGGCtttggaagggggtggggcagggttggAAAACCGTCACCCAGGGAGCGCAGAGCAGCCCTCTggtgaggaggaagaaagccGAGGCCTGGCCCCCATCCTCTTCCTCGCTGAGCCctttgcgggggggcgggggcgggggtggggggagggtcggGCGGCAGAATAAGTTACAAGAATGGGAGTTGTGGGGGGCATCCTGCTGCTTTGTAAGATGAGGGAGTGAATGGGACTTGCCCTCCTGGCGGCTATTTGCAATAAATCACGATTAATAACCCCCTCGGAAACGGAAGTGTGTTTTCTGAGGTTCTGGTCCCtgttcacccccgcccccccccccctcgcccagcAGTTTGGGATGCTGATGCCCAATCAGCGTGTGTGGCAGGCCCACCTGTCCTCTCCCCAGGAGGACCCAGCAGGAGCCACGGGGCCGCTGTGGCCCCTGTCACCCCGGGACCTTCCGGCCTCTCAAGCACAGTCAGTGTGTTCTGCCCTTTCTGTGTGAGGCAGAAACGTCCAGAAGCAGATAGGAACGCCAGCCACAGACTGCGGCCTTTAGCTCACGCCAGGCCAGCGAAGGCCCCCCTCTGTGggttccctcccctacaggcctcgGTCTCCTCCGTCGAGGGGCGCCGGCCCCAGGACAGCACAAAGGCCACAGCACCATGGGCCGCAGGTCTCTCTCCTCGGGATCACAGCCGTTTCAGCAACAGGCCACTGccggagagacagacagacagacagacagatggagggaaggaaggggcgaGCTTCGGCTTCCACATTTCCGGCTCCCAGGCCCGGGAACCTCAGGTTAACAAGCAGCTGACCAGTGTCCTCGGCCCCCGTGTGCCCGGCCGGTGGCCTCCCAgtggcccaggcagggagggaaggcccCGAAAGCAAGTTCTCACGGAAATATTTGTTTCCAAGAGGGGAGAATGGCTCGATTGTGTTTTCTCAGGTGGGCGGAGGCCGGGCCGTCTCAGGACAGCGCTCCGGAACCCAGGGCATCCGTCCACCCACCCTCTTTGGGGGGGGTCAAGTCAGCCTCTCGCTTCGGATTCCAGTGTCCTGGCGCTTTGCTCCACGCCAGCCCGCCACGCATCTGGAgaccgggggaggggaggggggttgggttTGGCGTTAGTCCACGGCGGGTCCATCTTAAGGGTTCGATTCCCTCCCGTGGGGTCCAAGCAGCCATTCCGGGGAGCGGCTGGCGCCAGGCAGGGGCGCTCACACGGGGGTGGTCCGCCGGTTCAGCATGCTCACGTGCAGGCCCTCCTTCAGGTCCTGCTGGAAGAAGTCGTGCACCTGCAGGAAGCCCGCCTCCCGGCCCGGGCTGTAGCTGGCCGCCGTGGTCACCTTGAGCGGCTCCCGGGACAGCGTGTACATGGACAGCTCGCCCATGGGGATGGCCCCGGAGATCTTCAGGCCCACGGGAGACGTGTCCCTGGAGGGCGAGGCCTCCGTGGACCGGGAGCTGGACCGGGATCGCCGTCGCCGGTACCTGTAGCTGGGCATCCTGGCGTAGGGGGACGAGGAGGGAGCCTTCAGGAACTCCCGTTTGGTCTTAAATCTCAGCTCTTTGTTTCTCTCAATGTAAATGTTCACGGCCAGGACGCCCACGGTCTCGGCCACGATGAACGACAGGGCCCCGAAGTAAAAGGACCAGCCGTAGTTGTAGTGGTTCTTCTTGTCTTCGTCGCGCTTGTCGCTCGGGTCGCCCGTGTTGCTGGAAATGTAGACGATGATGCCTATGATGTTACTGAGgcctgagagggaaggaggagagggggccgGAGGGGAGAGGCGGAGGTTAGACCCACAGCGGGCAGGGGACAGGCGGGCGGAAGCGGGGCTGGTGGCCACTCCCTGCTTTGATGGGAGTGGCCACCAGCTTTATTCTGGCGGCTAGCGTGTCTTTTAAGTAACTCATTTTGAGTGGGTAGCGAAGCACACGTTCAGATGAGATACACAATAAAGCAGGGCTCTtagctcccagctgccctccggAGAGAGGCCGCTGCTACTGTCTTTCCTTACTGTGCTCATAGCCAGCCTCTCGcaggtcccctccctcctcctcagagGCTGGCGGCGGGCAGAGGGCGAGCGAGTGAGGGACAGTTCCAGGATGAGGGGGATGAGGAGTCGGGGAGTCATGCATTCATACAAGGAGGGCTGGGACAGTTTGCCCCCCGATGGCCTCCTGAACGTAGGTGGAGAGCACTGCCATGCGCTCTGTCCATTTTCCTACTGCCCGATCcagggtggatgggtagatggttAGACTGTTTCCTGCTAGAGGGCCAGAGACCCTGCCCTGAGCAAACCAGCGGTAGACTTGGACCCTAAATACAGGCTctccctcccaacacacacacaccccacagttcacacacacacacacaccccacagttcacacacacacacacacacacacacacacactccccgcagttcacacacatacacacacctcacagttcacacacacacacaccccacagttCACACACCccacagttcacacacacacacacacacacacacacaccacagttcacacacacaccacagttcacacacacactacagtTCACACACCccacagttcacacacacacacacacacacacacaccccacaattCACACACCccacagttcacacacacacacacacacacacacacacacaccacagttcacacacacaccccccccacagTTCACACATAccacagttcacacacacacacaccacagttcACCCCCCCACAGTTCACACACCCCACAGTTCACACACAccacagttcacacacacacacacacacacacacaccacagttcacgcacccccacagttcacacacacaagcacatacacacacacaccacagttcacacacacacacacacacacatcccacagtTCACacagaggacacacacacacccacacactccacatttcacacacacacacagttcacacacacacacacacatagacacacacacatagacacacacacacacacacacacatcccacagtTCACacagaggacacacacacacacacacaccccacatttcacacacacacacacacacatttcacacacacacacacagatcacacacacacacacacacacagtatacacacacacacaccctacagttcacacacacagacacccccacaggtcacacccccacccctacagttcacttacacacacacacacacacacacacacacacatccaacaGTTCACacagaggacacacacacacacaccccacagtacacacacactcaccatgCTCCTGACTCTTATACATCCCCCGTCCCcttggatacacacacacatcccacacacgTGTTTGCTGCCCCGGAAGGTGCAAAGCCGAATGGGGTAGAAGAGCGCACAGAACCTACACCCGCGGCCCTGCTTCCCCGGCCTGGCAGGGGGCCCTCACTCGCCTGGGCCCTCAGTTCCCTGTGAATGgaagctgcctcccctcccccagagaaACGGCGAGGGGAAGACAAGCTGTGGGGAGGGTGACCGATGGCTCCTACATGGGCTGGCCCCTCTCGAGTCCCCTCCCTGCCCGCAGCAAAGGAGGCACGGCCACCGCTGTTGCTGGAATGCTCATTATCAGCATCCGGTACCACCTGGAGCAGAGCGGGGACAGGCTGGGCAGGGAACTGTCTccacggaggctcagagaggccttgGCAGGGGGGTGTCACTGTCACCGTGGCTCTGGGTTGTCACTGGGCCATAGGGGGCGGCTGTCGTCTCTTCGCCGGAGAGTCGGGCAGTCAGGAATTCTCATGACCTCGAGCCCCCTCGCTCACCCTGCCCAGGAGAACTGGGCTTCTTTGCTCCTTCTGCGCCCGGCCAGCCCCGCGCCCCCTCACCCTGTCTTCACCTGGCCGACACCTTCAGGTCGTGGTGTGTGAGTCCCCCCGGGCAcctccctgacccctcagctTAGCCAGGCACCCTGTTATGGGCTTGTGAGGCAATAGTACTGCCCCTTTGTGGCATGTGCACACCTGGACTTACTATTTTTTATGGAGtttaattcacataacataaaactagCCCTTTAAAGTACACAATTCGGTGGCAGTTAGGACATTCACAATGTGTGCAACtaccacctctatctagttccagaacattttgtCACCCCAAAAGGAGACCCTGTACCcgtttgctccccaccccccaccccagcccccacacacATGGACTTTTGAGGTTAATTATACACAGAGGCTGTATGGTCTGCTGCCCGcacgccccacccctcccaccccccgtgtGCTCTGCAGTGGGGACCAGAGTGGCCGGCTCACCTGCAGCCACGAACAGGATGCCAGCACTGAGGACGATGTTGTTCTTGCGGCTGTAGAACCTCCCGGCGCCGATGCAGAGCCCGCCGAGCAGGAGCAGGATGGTGCTGAGGATGGGGAAGACACTGGAGGCACGCACAATGCCTGGGCCGGGCAGGAGACAGGGCAGAGAGGGCGGTGAGACTGGCCACCTGCGCCCGGCACAGCCACAGTGCTGGCAAGGGGCCCTGAAgaccagggcccagccctgactTGAAATAGTCCCATCAGGCCCTGGGTACCGAGGTGCgtggggagctggggcagggtgggggcagctgggctAGATGTAAGTGATGGCCCTGCCTGGCTGGTTACACCAAGTGGGCCAAGGTCACATCCGCTCCCCTGGGTGTGAGTCACACTTCTGCCACCAGAAGTGAGGACAGCCCCTCAGTGGCACCAGGGGGCCACCATGAGAGCCGTGGACACAGTCTCCTTGAAgcctctgggaggcagggaagcggCGTCTTCACGAGGCAGCTCCGGTGGGTGGCTAAGGACACAGGCTTTGGCACTGGGTGGGTCGGGGGGCAGGCCCTGCCCTGTGTGTGacatgctggctgctggctgtgtggccttggtccAGTCACGTCACCTCTAGGAAActgagtttcctcatttgtgagaAGCAGTCCATAAGGAGTACCTACATTGTGTGGTTGGTTTTGTACCAATAAGGAGCTTAGCCGAGGGCCTGGCCAGAGCACGGACTTCCTGAGCGACAGCCTTTATCTCTATTGTTGTTATCGCGTTGTTATCACCCCCAGGGACAGACCAGGACGTGGAAGCCCAGGACCTCCGGAGGTCCCAGAGAAGAAGGTGGCTGGACAGAGGGCCACACGTGGACTGCGGTGTCCAACAGAGATAGGTTTGCTCCCTTGCTCTGCCATGGTCCCCTCTTGATAACCTGGGAGACGAGGaatacgtgctgggaaggggctgaaTCATGGCAAAATCCCAGCATGCCCAAGCCCTAACCAGGGTACCTATGGCGGTGAGCCTATTTGGAAAACAGGTCTTTGTAGGTGTGATTGAGGGAAGGACCCTTCACACCCAGTTTGTGGTCATTTATTATGGAAGCTCTAGAAAAGGGACACACCCTGTCCctgagggttgttgtgagaatctGATGGGATAAGGGTCATAAGGCACTTAGTAGGGGCTTAGCACCTGGCTGGGAGAagggcaggaggggaaggaggacggGAAGAGGAGCCGAGCTCGGCCTTCCCCGGGGGCCTGCATGCTCCCAGCCCAGCAGAAACCTCGCCACGTGGGCCCTGGGTGGCCCTGGCAGGGGACACGGAGTCAGGGAGCGCTGGCAGGCGCCGGCCTCCTCAGCCCGCGGAGCCAGTTTGCGGAGTTCCAGCCTCTGAAGACGGCGTTTGTCTCCTGTTCTGTGAGCACACCACTGTGTTCCCCGCTTCACAGACCGGGGTTTGTTCGGGGCGTTAAATGAAGCTCTTCTCTCcgccacctcctcttcctccctctgctttcctgcaGCCGCAGGCTTTGGGAGGAGGTTTCCTGTGGGTTTCTGAGACGTGCCTGTGAGCTGTGCCGGCCAGAAGAGCCAGGATCGGGGTTCCCTGGACGCCCTCATCCTGCAAAGGGCTCagaggggtggagagaagggagcccagCGCCTCTGAGGTGGCTGAGGTCAGGCCTGGCTCAGAGCCATCCATCCGGCCCAGGTAAATCCTGTGAGCAACCGTCCTTTGCCCCAAACCGGTCACCCCTTCTCTTCCTGGGGAGTCTCTGGGCTTGTGAGTGACCCCGACTGGTGTCCTCATGAGCCTACCCATGAGGAGAGCTCTTCCTTCCATTGCTGCTGTGCCATCGCCATCCTTCTATTTGGGAAAATCCCTGCTgggtcctcccagccctgggtccCAACCAGGGGCACcactcggggtgtgtgtgtgtgtgtgtgtgtgtgtgtgtgtgtgtgtgtgtgtgtgtctgggggcaGCAAGAGCCCTAGGCTGGGTGGCGAGTCCGTGGCCCACTCTTGGTCTGCCCCTCGGAAGCCCATTTCATGTCTCCATCCTGTTCTGGACTCCGGCTTTGGGAGGAGCGTGCAGGCGAGAGCTCCTTCCTCGCTCTTCCTGAGGCTGCGCAGGaggtggctgcacccacagttCCTGCCCTGTCCTCAcggctccctcctccaggcccccacGCCTGCCTCCACCAGTCCAGCCCCGGAGTGCACAGGCTCCTTCTGCAGCTCGCCCTGGTGTGCTCACCATCCCTTAACCTTGCCCGCACCTTTGTCAACAGCCCTGCACTAACGCCCTTCAACCACCCTGTGCTGGGCCCTCAGGAAGCCACGTGATCTGACCTCGGCTGAGGTGTCTGGAGGCCAATCCAGGAAGGGGTCCCAGAGCCCTGGGGACCGTGAGGGGACAGGCGCAGGGGGCTGAAGAGGGAGAACCAGCACCAGTGCCCACAACCTTAGTGTGCCAGGCAAGTTCCAGAGGGACGTGGAGAGGGAGTGGTTTGTTTCCCCAATGCCTCCTTCCTGCAGTCCTGGGGTGGGTCcatgggtaaggtgaccagatcgtcccgcttttggcgggacaaaaccgatttttaacaatttgtcccgcgtcccacggcgttttaaaaaagtccctatttattctttccaaaaatagggactttttaaaaatgccgtgggacgcgggacaaattgtgaaaaatcgggactgtcccgccaaaagcgggacgatctggtcaccttatccatgGGGGCAGATCCGCACTCCCAGCCCCAGGAACCACCTGCTGGCCCTGCGTCGGGCAGCGAAGGGCAAGTGCTGAGTCAGGGTGGATTTTAAGCTGAGCCATCTCAGCTGGCTAAGCACCGGGGGCCGCCCCAGATGGCTGTGCAGGCCACACATTGTGCACCTCGAAGGTGCCACTGATACCACAGTCTGAGCGCGTGCTGGGCAACCTGCACAACCATTTGTGGCAGCCCCATGGACTATCACCCGCTTGGTTCAGGGTTGGCccccaggaagcagagagagaggacaggagaggaagaggagaaggcgagggaggctgggtgggagggagattCGGCCGAATTATTTCAGGTTCTGGGCCCGGCCAGCACAGCCCGACACGGTCCCAGGCTCCATGGGATAGAAAAGCACGCTGTTCTATTCCTCCAGATGACTCAGAACTCAAGTCCTTCCTCTTAGAAAATCACACACGGAAAGAGCCACGAGCCGGTGCTGAGTGATTTGTGCCTCCTCTGAGGACACTGGCATCGATTCCCCATAAAGGCAGCCGGGCCTGAGGCCCTGGGGTGCCGCTGGGAGTGCTCCACGTGTGTCTGGGCTGGTGCGAAAGGGAAAACGACTTCAAAGCGGCGCCGCTTTTCCCATTCCAGGCTCCTTCCCTGGCTGCGGCCCCTGCTGCCTCGCAGGGAGGCCGAGGGATGGGGCCTGGACTGAGGCGTGGAGCTGGGTTGGTCCTGCGGGTTCAGTGTGTGCTGTGACTTGCTCCATTCTGGGGCCAGCCGAGCCAcacgggagggcgggggggctCAGGGGGCAGCTCACGGGCAGACACGGTGGCTCCACCCGTCTGTGCTGAAGACACCTAAGGCCCAGGTATCAGAGGCTGCTCTTGCCACCTTCCTCGCCTTCGCCTCCAGGCTGTCTGGCACCCCAGCAGGCTGTCTTCGTGTGCCACCTACTCTGATTTTAGGAGAGTAGCATgctgggtgtgtggggaggggtgggcgggcgggcccagggctggcaggggaatgtgCTCCGGTGTCACAGTCCCCCAGGGATGCTGGGTCTGGGCAAGCCTGCATCTCTAGCCTccgggccccaggcccagcgGCAGCAGCCAGCTCCTCGGAGCTAGCCACACCCAGCAGCCCCGAGGAGTGGGGACGCCCACACCCCCATCTactctccccaggcctcagtctccccgGGCCTGGGCCTATCAGCCAAGTAACTCCATGGGATCCCCGCACGTCATGGCAACGCAGGACAGAACTCCATCCTCGGACTCAGAAAGGGAGCGACAAGCGCATCCGGAGAACGGcatcctctccacccccacaaaCCCCGTCTTTCCTCCAGCCGCCCACCTGCCACCgggctgcccgccccctcccccccccccccacacacacacaaaggaagcaAGGGGTCTGACACTCACGAAGGAGGTACTCCGAGCTGTCGTGGTCATAGTCATTGTCCTCTGGGAAGTGATTGATCCGGAAGCAGTGCCCTTTGTAGATCCCTGGAGGGAACAGGAGGGAAGGGATGTGGGGGCTGTGCCAGGGGGTCATTCACTCGCCCCTTCACTCTGGACTCGGTCACTGCacgtgtgccaggccctgtgcaggcCCCGGGCACGGAGAGAGGGGAAAGGCTCAGGCGTCGCAGTGGGAAGGCGCCCCAAAGGTGACCACGTCATCTACGGTGAAAGGACACACCATCCATAACTATCCGGGACGAGAGACCTCCGGCGGAACCGACCTGGGCAAGCAGGACGTGCGATCCCCGACCCAAGGGGACAGCAGAGCCACGTCCGAAAAAAATGGCCAAGAATCTGCCACCGGGGACTGGGCGGAGGCGGCCTTCTGGGCAGAGAAGGAGGTGGTGAGGAGACCGGgtgcgggggcagggctggcgagtttggggagcggaggggaggtTGGTGAGGCTGGAGCTTGGCCGGCCTGtgtagggggaggggtgggggctgaggagggggctgCAGGCTGTATGGGGAGGGGTTTGGTCTGTCTGTATCTTCTCCTCTCTCAAACACACAGGCAtggccagtccctcccccaggtaCACGCCGAATCCGCACAACAGATTGCAATCCCCTCATTCAGGCGGATGGAAGGAAGAGAACGTGGAGCGGGAGAAACTTCCAGAAAGGCCGGGGCATCTCCTGATCGCCTGGCTTCCCCTGCCCACTGTGAGAAGCACCTTCCTAGATGGGAGGCAGGACCCGTGGGTAGTTTAGTGACCGCAGGAAGGCAGGCCAGTCCTCCCTTCCAGAACCTTCCATCCAGTTCTCCCAGTCCCTGCTCTCCCACAGTCTGGGAACGCCCAGGGCAGAACTGGACACGGTGGAGAGGTGGGCACACAGGGTGTCAGGCCCGGCCCTGCCAGCCAACCCCTCACACCGGGGCAGCCTCCGGCTCCTGCAAGGAGCTCATCTTGccgccccgcaggccaggctgggcgggCCTCCAGCTCGGCCCACTTCAtgtcctgcagctgcagccaagCGCCCTGCTGGCCCCGGCGCTCCGCCTGACCTCACACAGAGGGGGAAGCCGGGCCTGCGTCAGGCCAGCGGCCGTCTAATCAGGAGCAGCCGCTGATGGGCATGGGCAGGCTGCTCTCCCGTCGTTTACCAATTAGCTGTCCTCCTGGCTGCTTCCCCGAGCTTCCCCCGCCGTCGGCTGCCTCCGGAGAGCGAGGGTGCTGGGTAAGGTCCCCTGTTTCCTGCAGGTCCATGGGACTCCGGCCTCGGGGGCCACTGGTGGGTGGGCCGGGCTTGGTGAGGGACAGAGGAGGGTCTCAGGTGGTGCCTTGAGTGTCTGACTTCGACCGTGTTCTCTGTGCCACGTCAAACACAACTTACTGCCcgcctcagtctcctcctctgcaGAACGGAGATAACCACAGGCCTTATcgcctaaggccgtggtcggcaaactcattagtcaacggagccaaatatcaacagtacaacgattgagatttcttttgagagccaaattttttttaaacttaaacttcttctaacgccacttcttcaaaatagactcacccaggccgaggtattttgtggaagagccacactcaaggggcccaagagccgcggtgtgccgctctgttgactaatgagtttgccgaccactgggataggggcttaatcacaaggaacaacagcctgtaattattggaatcgagagcctaggtcagtggtcggcaaactcattagtcaacagagcggcaaaccgaggctcgcgagccacatgtggctcacgagccgcagtttgccgaccactggcctaaggatTTGGCACAAGATAATACGTAAAAGGCACTTAGATGTTTCTTGGCCTCTGGTGATGGCTCCAAGCAGGTTTGCTGCTATTGGATCCAGAAATCACACACCCTCTACTCAGTGGGTCCTTCTTCTTTCTTGAGTGAGCGAGTTGGCAGAGAATCACAAGTGTTTGTGATCAAGAGCGAGAGCACCCATTCTGGCCCAGCCACACCCTCCTCTCTTTCCTGGCTCCCATACCCCAGACTCAGAGCAAGCATTTTCCAGGCCCGATGTGCCTCCcgcacttgccctggctggggatggaacctacaacctgggcatgtgccttgaccggggtTTGAACCCATGGCCTTCCGGTGCATGgaacgatgctccaatcaactgagctacactggccaggactccagCTATTTCTAATGCTGCTATAAACTTTCAGGTACAGGTTTTGGGAGGAAcctcagttttcatttctctgggataaatgcccaggaaTGCAAATGCTGGCTCATACGAGAGTTGCATGTTTTGCTTTATAAGGGTCTGATAAACGGGTTTCAAGAATGCCtatatccttatttttaaaatggaattatacTCTAAAACCTGCTTTTTCCATTGAACAATATGTACAAACATCTCTCCAGGTCAATACCTATAGATCTTACTTTTAAGAAAACctgtttattatttatgtatattttttcattgttgatggtattacagatgtctcccatttacccccccccccccccccctttactcccatcctcccagcccctatccACTcatcccaggtcttcaccaccttaCTGCCCATGAgctatgcatgtaagtatataagttcttggtttatctcttctcatcctcccaaccccacatcaagttatgtcagtctgttccatgcctccatgccttgggtcttattttgttagtCAATtcgttttgttcattagattccacaaataagtgaaatcatgtgatatttgtctttctcggattggcttgtttcacttagcataatattctctaggtccatccacactGTCCCAAAGGGAAAGAGattcctcttttttatagctgcatagtattccattgtgtaaatgtcctaCAACTTTTGTATCCattcgtctactgatgggcacttgggctgtttccaaatcttagctattgaaaattgtgctgctatgaacataggggtggatatatcctttctgattggtgtgtcgggatttttaggatatattcccagaagtgggattactgagtcaaacggaagttccatttttaattttttgaggaaactccatactgttttccatagtggctacaccagtctgcatttccaccagcagtgtactagggttccctttccccccacatcctcgccagcatttgttgtttggtgattttttgatgatagccattctgattggtgtgaggtgatatctcattgtggttttactttgtgtctctctggtgatcagtgactttgatcattttttcatatgtctcttggccatttgtatgtcctctttggagaaatgtctattcaggtcttctgcccatttttcaattggattttgtcttccttttgttgagtggCATGAGTGCTTTATATCTTGGATATTAACCCAAAGAACCATAAGTTGGTATTAATCCAAAAGTTGCTGAAAATCCTGGAAGGAAATGAATAGTGTAGGGACCAGTGGGATAAATCTTGCTCCAACACTGATAATGCTGAAAGGAAAAT
Protein-coding sequences here:
- the CACNG4 gene encoding voltage-dependent calcium channel gamma-4 subunit; protein product: MVRCDRGLQMLLTTAGAFAAFSLMAIAIGTDYWLYSSAHICNGSNLTMDDGPPPRRARGDLTHSGLWRVCCIEGIYKGHCFRINHFPEDNDYDHDSSEYLLRIVRASSVFPILSTILLLLGGLCIGAGRFYSRKNNIVLSAGILFVAAGLSNIIGIIVYISSNTGDPSDKRDEDKKNHYNYGWSFYFGALSFIVAETVGVLAVNIYIERNKELRFKTKREFLKAPSSSPYARMPSYRYRRRRSRSSSRSTEASPSRDTSPVGLKISGAIPMGELSMYTLSREPLKVTTAASYSPGREAGFLQVHDFFQQDLKEGLHVSMLNRRTTPV